The Tripterygium wilfordii isolate XIE 37 chromosome 21, ASM1340144v1, whole genome shotgun sequence genome segment GTGATGAGGTGATATGAGTTGTGATAATGAAAAAGTGTTTGAGGCGCACTAAAGATATTTGTTGTTATTTGATGTCACTTATTtttgaataatttatttttataaaaatattaataaaattgaaaattttgaaaaaatatgatAAATCGAGTTGTGTCGAGGTTGAAGCAGCTCTCGAAAATTTCAGCTTCAAACTCACCGAATTGTGGTGATACCATAACATAACACCCggtcaaacattttttttttatccgaaTACAGTGTATTTAAACTAAAAACGATGTGTTTTCAAGTAAAAAATGATGCATTTAGTAGGTGAAATACACTGAGAAACGCACCCAACTTTTGGGGCGCTCAAATCACAATTTGTGATGCGGGAGTGGATTGTAGTTGTACTACGGTGTTAACGTCCactacatacacacacacacacagccaTTTTGTGTGCCGTACACCTGCCAAGTCACACATCCTTAATTTTCTCccttaatttttgaattttaaattaattttatgatATTTCTGTTAAATAATGATTGATATTAGAAGTTTTATTTTACATGAGAGGAGCGTAGCGTTTGTGAGGGAAAAAAAGACATAGCTCCCCCTCTTGACATAATTGTGCAAAAAATGTGGTAATTAAACTTATACATACAAAGacgtatgtgtgtatatgtacatgtatagtCTTGAATACGACTCCACTATTATATCATATTTATAGGGGGACAGCAAAACTTTTTTGTGTAGGGTTTTGACATTATACCAAAGAGAGTGAGAGGGGCAGGGCAAGTCACTGTTTCTTCAAAATTTGTGACAATTTTTCCACATAAAattctagagagagagacacagagagagagagaagagagagagggagagagagtatTAATAGCTGCTTATATAGCAATGAAAGGTGTGCATCGTTTACAACAAGaggaggtggtggaggaggagaaggaggagcAGAAGTAGTGATGAACGTGGAGATGGAAGAAGTGGTGAAGCCTGCATGGTTAGAGGGTTTAATGGGAGAGACGTTCTTTGGTGTTTGTGAGATCCACGAaaatcaaaggaagaatgaGAAGAACATCTTTTGCTTGCACTGCTGCCTTAGTATTTGCCATCACTGTCTTGATCTTCCTTCTCATCGCTCTCACCCACTTCTTCAGGTACTAACTAATTCCACACAATTATCTCCCTCTTCTCTGGGTATTCTTAATTCCTTTCAATTTCTCCAATACAATCATTTCTTCTGCCCAAGTTCATCTgggtttttcatatttttcggTCTCTCTTTGTCCTTCTTCCGCTatttcaggtttttttttttcagtttggcAACCTTAATTTCTTACGGGACTCGTTTGAATTTCACTgaacacttcttcttcttcttcttcttcttcttctttgttgtcTAAATTGTTCAAAGTTTCTGTATTTTCTGCCTTTTCGGTAGTCAAATTATCTTCTTTTAGAGGGTGAACCAACAATTAATTCCTGCTTGGTTCACAGACCTGTCTAGAGTAGAATTGGACGATGATTTTGCTTTGGACTCCTGTTCCTTTCACACTTTCTCTTCTTCGATGCCCTCCACTTACTAAGTTTTGTGGTGAATTCGCCTTTAATTTGTTTCCTTGTATCGCTAATTGATAGCTTTCATGAATTACCTCACTTAGACCTTCTGTTAAAACCTTTGGTTACTCAAGATTTGGAGTTAAGTCTTCTTCCTCCTTCAATTCAATAAAAAGATACCAgttgtgttctttgaaattgccTTTCCTTTTGGTCCTACTACTTCTCTCCCCCACAAAACCTTGTCTTTTGACTAAACCCAAAATTCTTAATTTCTAAAGAATATCTATCATGCTAGATTCTCACAATTTCCTTTCTCTTCTAGTTATACTTAATTTTAagaatttctgttttttttaaggaaataaAGGCTATGATTCTTGCAAATTTTGTGAAGGATGAACCTTCCAAGATTCTCCAAATTATGGTTCTTTTTTTAATCACATGaaacatgtatatgtatatatagatgtatatgcataggaaaaacttgtatatgtaTAATGGTTTTCCAGAAATGGATTATGATGGGGTTGGGTGATTCCAGCTTTTTGGGTTTGATTTGTTTCCCATAAATGGGAAGATTTCTTTTATATCCGGTTTCACTACAAAGCCTTCTCAGCTGTTGCTTTCATGGAAAGCGAAAGTTTGaccagattttttttcttcacccttCATTTCCAATgctactttttcttttgtcaCTTCCATTATTTATTAATTCTTCATTCAGTTTCAGCTTCTTGTTGGTTGCCTAACTTTTCACCTAATTTTTTCAACCCGCTGTCATTGTAAATTCACCATGGTTGATTTTGGTCTTGGGGTTAATTAATTCAATGAGCTTAGTATCTGTGGCAAATTACTCTTTAATTTGTATACCCAATTGAGCTTTGATTCCATTTGACAGGTGAGACGATATGTTTATCAGGATGTAGTTCGATTGGATGATCTCGAGAAGCTCATCGATTGTTGCTACATTCAGGTAATTAAGCAATTATAATTATTGTAAATTATGATAGCATAGTCTGTAATATATGTATAATTTGTTGGTATGGGATGCAGCCTTATATTATAAATAGTGCAAAGGTGATATTCTTGAACCAGAGGCCACAGAGCAGGAGTTGTAAGGGATCTGCCAATATTTGCTTCAATTGTGACAGAATTCTCCAGGAGCCATTCCACTTCTGTTCTCTCTCTTGCAAGGTCCATAGATATCAACTTCTCTCTCTTGCCAATGCAAATGatgtacacacacacaaatatatatatatatacctgctATACGTGGCCAAAGTCATCATCTTTGTATACAAATGAATGCAGGTTGATCACTTGGTGTACCAAGGGGAGGATCTGTCGAGCATAATATACAAATTTAATGAATCAGATTTTGCATTTTCTCAATTTGAGGGATTGAGGATGGATGGCTCCGAGATCACAGAAGATTATGGTGGTCAAATTACCCCCAGCTCCATCCTGGAAGACCCATTGCAGTACAGAGGCTCCTCATCATGCTCCAACAACACCATGGACAATTCAGCAATTTCACGCGACGCCATcccgaagaagaagaagaagaatggcaGTGGATTCCTCCCTGGGATTGTGCTCTCACTTGGTAGCAGAAGAAAGGGTGCTCCTCATAGGGCTCCTCTTTCTTGATCGAAACCAATTTAATCACAACCTTACAAAGAACGAAGGGTCTAGCTAGAGTTGATTAATTGATGAATAAAATCTATATAGTATATAGATAATATTAGAATGTTAGTTACTACTATTAGGTGTGGGGGGGGGAGGGGCGCATTTTTCATTACTGATTGTATGTGTGGTTTTGTCTTGACAGACTCCACCAATTTTGTATTGATGTCATGTAATGGAGGGTTTGCTCTGTGTATATGCTATTTTTATCGTAATTACTTAATTCTGTGAACCCAACAATGTTACTGTACCTTTTGATTCGTATCAGAACCTCTTTTTTTTGGCCACTTAGTAGAGAGAAACGGTGTCGTGCCATGCATGACTGAGTACAGTAATATTTGAAGGGCACTGTAAGTGTTTAATTAGTTGTAATTTCAAAGGATAGTGAAGGGGGGGGGGACAAAAGTGGCAGGGG includes the following:
- the LOC119990228 gene encoding uncharacterized protein LOC119990228, with amino-acid sequence MNVEMEEVVKPAWLEGLMGETFFGVCEIHENQRKNEKNIFCLHCCLSICHHCLDLPSHRSHPLLQVRRYVYQDVVRLDDLEKLIDCCYIQPYIINSAKVIFLNQRPQSRSCKGSANICFNCDRILQEPFHFCSLSCKVDHLVYQGEDLSSIIYKFNESDFAFSQFEGLRMDGSEITEDYGGQITPSSILEDPLQYRGSSSCSNNTMDNSAISRDAIPKKKKKNGSGFLPGIVLSLGSRRKGAPHRAPLS